In Nocardia asteroides, a single genomic region encodes these proteins:
- a CDS encoding SDR family oxidoreductase, with protein sequence MATIAPLPHENTGAPRRAVVTGSDSGIGRAIALALAGGGVDVGVTYHQDRAGAEETAAAARELGVTAVVRHLDLTELPGAAAAVDELADELGGVDVLVNCSGTGSATKAMELDFDTWRSVLSVDLDGAFLCAQRAAARMIAAGRGGRIVNITSVHEHAPRVGAAPYCAAKAGLGALTKVLALELAEHGITVNSVAPGEISTPMTGQDDADPRAQPRPGYPLGRPGHAEEVAAVVAFLTTPAAGYVTGASYVVDGGMLLMGPQASERLTDEQWRTP encoded by the coding sequence ATGGCCACCATCGCACCGCTTCCACACGAAAACACCGGGGCGCCGCGGCGCGCCGTCGTCACCGGCTCCGACTCCGGGATCGGCCGCGCGATCGCCCTCGCGCTGGCGGGCGGCGGGGTCGATGTCGGCGTCACCTATCACCAGGATCGGGCGGGCGCGGAGGAGACCGCCGCCGCGGCCCGCGAGCTCGGTGTCACCGCCGTCGTCCGGCACCTCGACCTGACCGAGCTGCCCGGCGCCGCCGCCGCGGTCGACGAACTCGCCGACGAGCTCGGCGGGGTCGACGTGCTGGTGAACTGCTCCGGCACCGGCAGCGCGACCAAGGCCATGGAGCTGGACTTCGACACCTGGCGCTCGGTGCTGAGCGTCGACCTGGACGGCGCCTTCCTCTGCGCGCAGCGCGCGGCGGCCAGGATGATCGCGGCCGGGCGCGGTGGCCGCATCGTCAACATCACCAGCGTGCACGAGCACGCCCCCCGGGTCGGCGCGGCGCCGTACTGTGCGGCCAAGGCCGGGCTCGGCGCGCTCACCAAGGTGCTGGCGCTGGAGCTGGCCGAGCACGGGATCACGGTGAACTCGGTTGCGCCCGGCGAGATCTCGACGCCGATGACCGGGCAGGACGATGCCGACCCGCGCGCGCAGCCGCGCCCCGGCTATCCGCTGGGCAGGCCGGGGCACGCGGAGGAGGTGGCGGCGGTGGTCGCGTTCCTGACCACGCCCGCGGCCGGGTACGTCACCGGGGCGTCCTACGTGGTGGACGGCGGCATGTTGCTGATGGGGCCGCAGGCGAGTGAGCGGCTCACCGACGAGCAGTGGCGCACGCCCTGA
- a CDS encoding gluconokinase yields MGVSGSGKTTVGELLAARLGVPFTEGDELHPPANRAKMHAGIALTDADRWPWLDAAGARLAASGGVLSCSALALCYRDRLRALVAGVRFAHLDVARPELARRLAARRGHFMPASLLDSQLAALEPLRPDERGWTVPAAGTPAEIAGHIAELLGADRPG; encoded by the coding sequence ATGGGGGTCTCCGGCAGTGGCAAGACCACGGTCGGCGAGCTGCTCGCGGCCCGGCTCGGGGTGCCGTTCACCGAGGGGGACGAGCTGCACCCGCCCGCCAATCGGGCGAAGATGCACGCCGGGATCGCGCTCACCGATGCAGACAGGTGGCCCTGGCTGGACGCCGCAGGCGCCCGGCTGGCCGCGAGCGGCGGGGTGCTGAGCTGCTCGGCGCTGGCCCTGTGCTACCGGGACCGGTTGCGCGCGCTGGTGGCCGGGGTCCGCTTCGCGCACCTCGACGTCGCGCGCCCGGAGCTGGCGCGCAGGCTCGCCGCCCGGCGCGGGCACTTCATGCCGGCGAGCCTGCTGGACAGCCAGCTGGCGGCGCTGGAGCCGCTGCGCCCGGACGAGCGCGGCTGGACGGTCCCGGCGGCCGGAACACCGGCGGAGATCGCCGGGCACATCGCGGAGCTGCTCGGCGCGGATCGGCCGGGGTGA
- a CDS encoding type 1 glutamine amidotransferase domain-containing protein, with protein MTENLDGVRALIITSQTGVEHDELVDPRQWLLGKNATVVHAAPERGDVQTFRHDTEKDEVATADTALADVSAADFDILVVPGGTVNADKLRTEPKAVELATEFARAGKPIAAICHGPWLLVEAGLVRGKTLTSYPSLRTDIGNAGGAWVDEAVVRSTDDGWTLITSRNPDDLPDFDTAIGEQLVPAH; from the coding sequence ATGACCGAGAATCTCGACGGCGTAAGGGCCCTGATCATCACCTCGCAGACCGGGGTGGAGCACGACGAGCTCGTCGACCCCAGGCAGTGGCTGCTCGGCAAGAACGCCACCGTCGTGCACGCCGCCCCGGAGCGCGGCGACGTGCAGACCTTCCGGCACGACACCGAGAAGGACGAGGTGGCGACCGCCGACACCGCGCTGGCCGACGTCTCCGCCGCCGACTTCGACATCCTGGTCGTCCCCGGCGGCACGGTGAACGCCGACAAGCTGCGCACCGAACCCAAGGCGGTCGAGCTGGCCACCGAGTTCGCCAGGGCGGGCAAGCCGATCGCGGCCATCTGCCACGGCCCGTGGCTGCTGGTCGAGGCGGGGCTGGTGCGCGGCAAGACGCTCACCAGCTATCCGTCGCTGCGCACCGATATCGGCAACGCGGGCGGCGCCTGGGTGGACGAGGCGGTGGTGCGCTCCACCGACGACGGCTGGACCCTCATCACCTCGCGCAACCCCGACGACCTGCCCGACTTCGACACCGCCATCGGCGAGCAGCTGGTGCCGGCGCACTGA
- a CDS encoding M50 family metallopeptidase gives MDSAELIDRGRSLADNLTSTQLPPPWWLVLATGAVAFLLVAYTPVWRVTRAAVTIAHEGGHAGVALLSGRRLSAITLHSDTSGLTVSSGKPYGIGMILTAFAGYPAPPLVGLGFAALLGADRITLVLWTTIVLLAAMLIKIRNLYGALTVFVVGGAVFAVSWFGSDLLQAGFAYLTTWFLLIAGIRPVVELQRTRSRDGSRDSDADQLAGLTRLPAVFWVLVFAALAMFALLIGGRMLLADATGVCVPYLSDARCPEPEVTAP, from the coding sequence GTGGACTCCGCCGAGTTGATCGACCGGGGCAGGTCGCTCGCCGACAACCTGACCTCGACCCAGCTGCCGCCGCCGTGGTGGCTGGTGCTCGCCACCGGTGCGGTGGCCTTCCTCCTCGTCGCCTACACCCCGGTCTGGCGGGTCACCCGCGCCGCGGTGACGATCGCGCACGAGGGCGGGCACGCCGGGGTCGCGCTGCTCTCCGGCCGCAGGCTGAGCGCCATCACGCTGCACTCGGACACCTCCGGGCTGACGGTCTCCAGCGGCAAGCCGTACGGCATCGGCATGATCCTCACCGCCTTCGCGGGCTACCCGGCGCCGCCGCTGGTGGGGCTGGGTTTCGCGGCGCTGCTCGGCGCCGACCGGATCACCCTGGTGCTGTGGACGACGATCGTGCTGCTGGCCGCCATGCTGATCAAGATCCGCAATCTCTACGGCGCGCTCACCGTCTTCGTGGTCGGCGGGGCGGTGTTCGCGGTCTCCTGGTTCGGCAGCGACCTGCTGCAGGCCGGGTTCGCCTACCTGACCACCTGGTTCCTGCTGATCGCCGGGATCAGGCCGGTGGTGGAGCTGCAGCGCACCCGCAGCCGGGACGGCTCCCGGGATTCCGACGCCGACCAGCTGGCCGGGCTGACCCGGCTCCCCGCCGTGTTCTGGGTGCTCGTCTTCGCCGCGCTCGCCATGTTCGCGCTGCTCATCGGGGGTCGCATGCTGCTCGCCGACGCCACCGGGGTGTGCGTGCCCTACCTCTCCGACGCCCGCTGCCCCGAGCCGGAGGTCACCGCTCCGTAG